One Sulfurirhabdus autotrophica DNA window includes the following coding sequences:
- a CDS encoding alpha/beta hydrolase, which translates to MKICIIAGLLLIGFISLSAIADTPAMGIVIMHGKGGAPTKHVVDLANDLKGKGYLVANIEMPWSGSRDYDVDVSHAEAEVESALTDLRSKGAKAVFVAGHSQGGVFTIYLARQHIVDGLIAIAPGGDVGNNTFQENLGEHVAQARKLIADGKGNEKTGFYDYEGKKGKYAINTTPVNYLNWFDPEGPMSLKRSVKEANSNIPILWIVAKNDYPALRRVNIPLFEKLPPNKLTKFYEANSDHLGAPSASLDEIVRWTVQVANAVKP; encoded by the coding sequence ATGAAAATATGTATCATTGCAGGTTTGCTGTTGATTGGTTTTATTTCCTTAAGTGCAATTGCTGATACCCCGGCAATGGGCATTGTTATCATGCATGGCAAGGGCGGAGCCCCCACCAAACACGTGGTAGATCTGGCAAATGATCTTAAAGGGAAGGGCTATCTCGTTGCCAATATTGAAATGCCCTGGTCTGGTAGCCGGGATTATGATGTAGATGTCAGCCATGCAGAGGCGGAAGTTGAATCAGCTTTGACTGATTTACGCAGTAAGGGTGCAAAGGCAGTTTTTGTTGCGGGGCATAGTCAAGGTGGTGTATTTACTATTTACCTTGCCAGGCAACATATTGTAGATGGATTGATAGCCATTGCACCAGGTGGTGACGTTGGGAATAATACGTTTCAGGAAAACCTTGGGGAACACGTAGCCCAGGCCCGGAAATTAATAGCTGATGGGAAGGGAAACGAGAAAACCGGATTTTATGATTATGAAGGTAAAAAAGGTAAGTATGCGATCAATACAACACCAGTCAATTACCTGAACTGGTTTGACCCTGAAGGCCCCATGAGCTTGAAACGCTCTGTAAAGGAAGCAAATTCGAATATCCCGATTTTATGGATCGTGGCAAAAAATGATTACCCAGCACTAAGACGGGTCAATATTCCTTTGTTTGAAAAGCTACCCCCCAATAAACTGACGAAATTTTACGAAGCCAATTCTGATCATCTGGGAGCACCTTCCGCATCACTGGATGAGATTGTGAGATGGACTGTGCAAGTGGCAAATGCGGTAAAACCCTGA
- a CDS encoding HD domain-containing phosphohydrolase: MDINDFTDSQVVLCDDDITNVMILTKLAEVEGVKHIQGFSDPRKVLPFIHERGGDIDLLILDLEMPYMSGFDVLKAIAQEIPDHTFPILIITGHQEKEMRHRALQEGANDFLVKPFDPVEVALRIRNLLNVNNALKIQTRYAKELELQVQHRTEELSKANDMLIHILALAGEMRDGETGKHVARVGKYSRILAEGAGLPPELCFMIERAAPLHDVGKIGIPDGILLKQGRLIESERKIMDSHTTKGLELLGEYASDSLLLQMAASIALHHHEKWNGTGYPRQIKGESIPIEGRIASISDVFDALTTRRPYKEPWSVEHAVEYLQEEAGKSFDPNLVHIFIDKMDQVKAVRNELMDAVSVLHH, encoded by the coding sequence ATGGATATCAACGATTTTACTGATTCACAAGTCGTACTTTGCGATGATGATATTACCAATGTAATGATTCTGACAAAGCTGGCCGAAGTTGAAGGCGTCAAGCATATTCAGGGGTTTTCAGATCCACGCAAGGTACTTCCATTCATTCATGAGCGAGGTGGAGACATTGATTTGCTGATACTGGACCTGGAAATGCCCTATATGAGCGGATTTGATGTTCTAAAGGCTATTGCTCAGGAAATACCAGATCATACTTTTCCTATTCTCATCATCACAGGTCATCAGGAAAAAGAAATGCGCCACCGCGCCTTGCAGGAAGGTGCAAACGATTTTCTGGTCAAACCTTTTGATCCAGTTGAAGTAGCTCTCAGAATTCGTAACCTGCTAAACGTGAATAATGCACTGAAAATTCAGACTCGCTATGCTAAGGAATTGGAGCTGCAGGTGCAACATCGTACCGAAGAGCTAAGCAAAGCAAATGACATGCTGATTCATATTTTGGCATTAGCTGGTGAAATGCGTGATGGAGAAACCGGTAAGCACGTTGCAAGAGTGGGAAAGTATAGCCGTATTCTAGCAGAAGGAGCTGGCCTTCCCCCTGAACTCTGTTTCATGATTGAAAGAGCCGCCCCTTTACATGATGTAGGCAAGATTGGCATTCCTGATGGTATCTTGCTCAAACAAGGGCGTTTGATAGAATCTGAACGGAAAATCATGGATTCCCATACCACCAAAGGCCTTGAATTGCTGGGTGAATACGCATCAGATTCATTGTTGCTGCAGATGGCCGCCAGCATTGCACTGCATCATCATGAAAAATGGAACGGCACGGGTTACCCACGCCAGATCAAAGGGGAGTCGATCCCCATAGAAGGTCGTATCGCTTCCATAAGCGATGTTTTTGACGCTCTCACCACACGTCGTCCTTACAAAGAGCCATGGTCTGTTGAGCATGCCGTGGAATACCTCCAGGAAGAGGCAGGAAAGAGCTTTGACCCGAATCTGGTACATATCTTTATAGATAAAATGGACCAGGTCAAAGCGGTCAGGAATGAGTTAATGGACGCTGTATCTGTTTTGCACCATTAG
- a CDS encoding glycine cleavage system protein R, whose protein sequence is MNQIKKECLVINASGEDRVGLVEKLTQQVTAAGCNIEQSRMSVLGGQFALIMLITGGQEALSALEKQLPSAGESLGLSLIHKWTHKKAARDAFIPYNVEVVALDHPGIVHKLAQFFSINGINIEELETEAYPAPHTGSPMFAVHITVGVPAGDSIARLREGFMAYCDDLNLDASIEPARS, encoded by the coding sequence ATGAATCAAATAAAAAAAGAATGTCTTGTTATAAATGCTTCAGGAGAAGATCGCGTTGGATTGGTTGAAAAGCTGACTCAACAGGTGACCGCTGCCGGATGCAATATTGAACAAAGCCGTATGAGTGTGCTGGGTGGGCAGTTTGCCCTGATCATGCTGATAACTGGTGGGCAGGAAGCGTTGTCAGCGCTGGAAAAGCAGTTACCTTCTGCAGGAGAATCATTAGGACTGTCTCTGATTCATAAATGGACGCATAAAAAAGCAGCAAGAGATGCATTTATCCCTTATAACGTAGAAGTAGTAGCACTGGATCATCCCGGTATCGTACATAAACTTGCCCAGTTTTTTTCGATCAATGGTATTAATATTGAAGAACTTGAAACAGAAGCTTATCCGGCACCTCACACTGGAAGTCCCATGTTTGCAGTCCATATCACTGTGGGTGTACCTGCGGGTGATTCAATTGCCCGGCTAAGAGAGGGGTTTATGGCTTATTGCGACGATCTGAATCTGGATGCCAGTATAGAACCTGCAAGAAGTTGA
- a CDS encoding TonB-dependent receptor plug domain-containing protein: MVKKKNWLSTKPCLLLICIGLNHVTTSMAATAALPSEDMYLADVPIVLTASRLSQPITEAPVAMTIIDREMIKQSGVWDLSELFRLVPGMFVSYHSTRAYATDSTVAYHGLLVETMSNRMQILVDGRTVYSPLFGGVIWSDLPLVLDDIERVEITRGANSVTHGANSFLGVINIITRHSSETKGKFLSLTTGRSRDEMVARYGGSDGDLSYRLTASLRNDSGEDENLVRPTTTEYIWTKNKFDDKKIKTLSFRADYRASPIDEVEFQLGYNGGYREQGEVHDVMSLDKRADNHFEQLHWRRAMEDGGELSVQLYHLVESSYAKLVDTNPDNSPAPKNGDVVAQRYDLEVQHTLIPSKTTRIVWGGSVRRDTTYAPYELGEANNLDTTRTWLYQLSRLFGNVEWRARPDLLFNVGAMLENNNFTGTDITPRYTVNWHFYPNHTLRLSKSRATRTPTVSDKAYMEGQRLTKNPLLADVTQEHVSSLDIGYLGKFSSLDVDFRLFRDDYSDLIVQEKQPVASGNLNSGKALVRGFETQLKWNVTDHTRLIYNWSHAIVKSADTDKVPYTNSIPTNTQSMMLTHQFSAHWSASLMGYQVGEVHFRKTGGGPQGSDLYFIPTHRRWDGRVGYQFRVGQTKGELALVVQNLSDANYFEFRFDNEPPGRSAWLNLKLEM, from the coding sequence ATGGTAAAAAAGAAAAACTGGCTATCTACAAAGCCGTGTCTGCTATTGATTTGCATCGGGTTAAATCACGTTACAACATCGATGGCTGCAACAGCGGCTTTACCATCAGAAGACATGTATTTAGCTGATGTGCCTATAGTTTTGACAGCATCACGTCTATCTCAGCCAATTACTGAAGCGCCGGTAGCCATGACCATCATAGATCGAGAAATGATCAAGCAGTCAGGTGTGTGGGATTTGTCTGAATTGTTCCGTTTGGTTCCAGGTATGTTTGTCAGCTACCATTCAACTCGTGCATATGCGACAGATAGCACTGTTGCCTATCACGGGCTTTTGGTTGAAACCATGTCAAACCGAATGCAGATACTGGTGGATGGACGCACGGTTTATTCTCCTTTGTTTGGGGGGGTAATCTGGAGCGATTTGCCATTGGTTCTGGATGATATTGAACGTGTGGAAATTACGAGAGGGGCAAATTCAGTCACTCACGGTGCCAATTCTTTTCTGGGGGTAATTAATATCATCACTCGTCATTCTTCAGAGACGAAAGGGAAATTTTTATCCTTAACTACAGGTCGGAGCCGAGATGAAATGGTTGCTCGCTATGGTGGGAGTGACGGAGATCTTTCCTACCGGCTAACAGCAAGTTTGCGTAATGATAGTGGTGAAGATGAAAATCTGGTACGACCTACTACAACAGAATATATCTGGACGAAGAATAAATTTGATGACAAAAAAATTAAAACGCTGTCTTTTCGTGCGGATTATCGTGCCAGTCCGATAGATGAAGTGGAGTTCCAGCTAGGTTATAACGGAGGATACCGAGAACAGGGCGAGGTGCATGATGTCATGTCACTGGATAAAAGGGCTGATAATCATTTCGAACAACTCCATTGGCGCAGAGCAATGGAAGATGGTGGTGAATTGTCGGTGCAACTATATCATTTGGTTGAAAGCAGCTATGCCAAATTAGTGGATACAAACCCTGATAATTCGCCAGCCCCAAAGAATGGAGATGTAGTTGCACAACGTTATGATCTTGAAGTGCAACATACATTAATCCCCAGCAAGACAACTCGGATAGTATGGGGGGGGAGTGTTCGTCGAGATACGACTTATGCTCCGTATGAGTTGGGTGAAGCAAATAACCTTGATACTACCCGAACCTGGCTTTATCAGCTTTCCAGATTGTTTGGTAATGTAGAATGGCGCGCCAGGCCTGATTTGTTGTTTAATGTGGGCGCAATGCTGGAAAACAATAATTTTACCGGGACTGATATTACCCCAAGATATACGGTTAATTGGCATTTTTACCCAAATCATACGCTTCGTTTGAGTAAATCCAGAGCAACTCGCACACCTACGGTTTCAGACAAAGCCTATATGGAAGGTCAACGTTTAACTAAAAACCCATTGTTGGCCGACGTGACCCAAGAGCACGTTAGTTCTCTGGATATTGGGTATTTAGGGAAGTTTTCCTCGCTTGATGTGGATTTTCGCTTATTTAGGGATGATTATTCTGATTTGATTGTGCAAGAGAAGCAGCCTGTAGCAAGTGGTAATCTGAACTCTGGTAAGGCGCTAGTACGTGGTTTTGAGACTCAATTAAAATGGAATGTAACTGACCATACCCGTTTGATTTATAACTGGTCGCATGCAATTGTGAAAAGCGCTGATACAGACAAAGTTCCCTATACTAACTCTATACCAACCAATACCCAGAGCATGATGTTAACTCATCAATTTAGCGCACATTGGTCAGCCAGCCTGATGGGTTATCAGGTAGGAGAGGTACATTTCCGAAAAACCGGTGGTGGCCCGCAAGGCAGCGATCTGTATTTTATTCCTACCCATCGCCGCTGGGATGGGCGTGTGGGATACCAGTTCAGAGTAGGGCAAACCAAAGGTGAATTGGCTTTGGTAGTGCAAAACCTGTCTGATGCCAACTATTTTGAATTTCGTTTTGATAATGAACCACCTGGCAGAAGTGCCTGGTTGAACCTCAAGCTGGAAATGTAA
- a CDS encoding glycine zipper domain-containing protein, with amino-acid sequence MNKLGLVGLLLASALSVPAVAGGINGDAVIGGALGGAAGAAIGSAVGGRNGAIIGGGLGGATGAAVATSGQRNERTRRDVVYVNDDDYDRHDNGRHRGHYKHKHKHGHDYDD; translated from the coding sequence ATGAATAAATTAGGACTGGTTGGATTGTTGCTGGCTTCAGCGCTTTCAGTTCCTGCCGTTGCTGGTGGAATAAATGGTGATGCTGTCATCGGTGGCGCACTCGGAGGTGCGGCAGGAGCGGCAATAGGCTCAGCAGTTGGTGGTCGTAACGGTGCAATTATCGGTGGTGGACTTGGTGGTGCCACGGGTGCTGCAGTGGCAACTTCTGGCCAAAGAAATGAAAGAACAAGAAGAGATGTCGTTTATGTCAATGATGACGACTATGATCGTCATGACAATGGTCGCCATAGAGGCCATTACAAGCATAAGCACAAGCATGGTCACGACTATGATGATTAA
- a CDS encoding group II truncated hemoglobin yields the protein METHYSRLGGEDVVRRVVNRFYDLMDEDPDYYGIRKLHQKDLAEAREKLFMFLSGWMGGPQLFVEKFGHPMLRRRHMPFEIGESERDQWMACMAQAMKDEGVDEQMQKELVQAFWKTADFMRNKAG from the coding sequence ATGGAAACGCATTACAGTCGGTTGGGTGGGGAAGATGTGGTTCGCCGAGTAGTGAACCGGTTTTATGATTTGATGGATGAAGATCCTGACTATTATGGGATACGTAAGCTTCACCAAAAGGATCTTGCAGAAGCACGGGAAAAGCTGTTTATGTTTTTATCCGGCTGGATGGGTGGCCCGCAGTTATTTGTCGAAAAATTTGGTCATCCCATGTTACGGCGCCGGCATATGCCTTTTGAAATAGGGGAGTCTGAACGTGATCAATGGATGGCGTGTATGGCTCAGGCAATGAAAGATGAAGGCGTGGATGAGCAAATGCAGAAAGAGTTGGTTCAGGCATTCTGGAAAACTGCTGATTTTATGCGGAATAAAGCAGGCTGA
- the purT gene encoding formate-dependent phosphoribosylglycinamide formyltransferase, with translation MKIGTPLSPSATRVMLLGSGELGKEVIIALQRLGVEVIAVDRYANAPGHQVAHRSHVINMADGKALRALIEQEKPHLVVPEIEAIATEMLVEIERAGLAEVIPTARAAQLTMNREGIRRLAAETLQLPTSPYAFAESLEALQSAIDRGIGYPCVIKPVMSSSGKGQSKIDGPDDVKAAWDYAASGGRVELGKVIVEGFIDFDYEITQLTVRAIGEKNQVETYFCEPIGHLQVKGDYVESWQPQVMNEVALHKSREIAKAVTDNLGGRGIFGVELFIKGDQVWFSEVSPRPHDTGMVTMASQVQSEFDLHARAILGLPVDVSMRAPGASAVIYGGMEAEGITFEGVDKALRVPQSDIRLFGKPVAFERRRMGVALANGKDTEEARERAKLAASLVKPIK, from the coding sequence ATGAAAATCGGTACCCCTCTTAGCCCCTCGGCAACGCGTGTCATGCTCCTGGGTAGTGGTGAATTGGGTAAGGAAGTCATCATTGCCCTGCAACGGTTGGGTGTGGAAGTCATTGCGGTTGACCGTTACGCCAACGCACCCGGTCATCAGGTGGCGCATCGGTCGCACGTCATTAACATGGCTGATGGTAAGGCACTTAGAGCCCTGATTGAACAAGAAAAACCGCATTTAGTGGTGCCAGAAATTGAAGCCATTGCTACGGAAATGCTGGTGGAAATCGAGCGAGCTGGTCTGGCAGAGGTGATTCCCACTGCACGAGCTGCACAGCTAACCATGAACCGGGAAGGTATTCGTCGTCTTGCAGCTGAAACTTTGCAGTTGCCTACTTCACCCTATGCCTTTGCTGAAAGTCTGGAAGCGCTGCAATCGGCTATTGATCGTGGTATCGGCTATCCCTGTGTGATCAAACCAGTCATGTCATCCTCAGGAAAAGGCCAATCTAAAATTGATGGACCCGATGATGTGAAAGCAGCTTGGGATTATGCAGCCAGCGGAGGTAGGGTAGAGCTTGGAAAAGTGATAGTAGAAGGATTTATCGATTTTGATTATGAAATCACTCAGCTCACAGTTCGCGCTATAGGTGAAAAGAATCAGGTGGAGACATATTTCTGCGAACCTATAGGCCACTTGCAGGTGAAAGGGGATTATGTGGAAAGCTGGCAACCGCAAGTGATGAATGAAGTCGCATTGCACAAATCCCGTGAAATAGCCAAAGCCGTTACCGATAACTTGGGCGGACGTGGCATTTTTGGCGTGGAATTGTTTATTAAAGGTGATCAAGTGTGGTTCTCAGAGGTCAGCCCACGCCCTCACGATACTGGTATGGTAACAATGGCAAGCCAGGTTCAAAGTGAATTTGATTTGCATGCCCGGGCAATTTTAGGGCTGCCGGTGGATGTTTCCATGCGTGCGCCAGGTGCCAGTGCCGTTATTTATGGTGGCATGGAGGCAGAAGGTATTACTTTTGAAGGTGTGGATAAGGCATTACGTGTACCGCAAAGCGATATCAGATTGTTTGGCAAGCCCGTTGCATTTGAACGTCGCCGAATGGGTGTGGCACTGGCAAATGGAAAAGATACCGAAGAAGCGCGTGAGCGTGCCAAGTTGGCTGCTAGTTTGGTAAAGCCAATCAAGTAG
- a CDS encoding PDC sensor domain-containing protein has protein sequence MTWLKKTVEHQRQGLSQFLQRPLNEVAHNASVVWSDMDALDRVLNQSLSQIPLCQVLYALNTEGIQVSSNISTLSIDSEKRGQDLSLRPFFANAVPRTGVLLSEVYISQLGGGACITAVQPVSKNGTMLGFVAADFYLRDLPLLEEPAAKQSSWRQMKGDPAIRGTLFMQERAKSAMDDQMDDVIAIMDELICERGVFHGKLHFSSSRATLWLTDDPYRYRLHVLDEIIDPAVCLAYPNRGYSPQAIVLPELVRPVFERFKLLRDADENIYLRSGSLNVINGMVGLTFSCDGSHYMTAEEFLEKDEAFWFGTVGSPGAVLPK, from the coding sequence ATGACTTGGCTTAAAAAAACAGTGGAGCACCAAAGGCAAGGGTTATCCCAATTTCTGCAGCGGCCTTTGAATGAGGTGGCGCATAACGCTTCAGTCGTATGGAGTGATATGGATGCGCTGGATCGGGTGTTGAATCAGAGTTTGTCGCAAATTCCTCTTTGCCAAGTGCTCTATGCGCTTAATACAGAGGGTATACAAGTAAGCTCTAACATTTCAACGCTATCTATTGATTCTGAAAAACGCGGTCAAGATCTCTCCTTGCGCCCTTTTTTTGCCAATGCTGTTCCCCGAACAGGGGTGCTGCTTTCTGAGGTTTATATCAGTCAGCTTGGTGGTGGCGCATGTATCACTGCGGTTCAACCAGTCTCGAAAAATGGCACTATGCTGGGGTTTGTAGCTGCGGATTTTTATTTGCGGGATTTACCGTTGCTGGAAGAGCCGGCTGCCAAGCAAAGTAGTTGGCGTCAGATGAAAGGTGATCCGGCAATTCGTGGCACTCTGTTTATGCAAGAACGTGCTAAGAGCGCTATGGACGATCAGATGGACGATGTGATAGCAATCATGGACGAACTCATCTGTGAGCGTGGCGTATTTCATGGCAAGCTGCATTTCTCCAGTTCTCGCGCAACACTCTGGCTGACTGATGATCCTTATCGTTATCGACTGCATGTGCTGGATGAGATTATCGACCCTGCCGTTTGTCTGGCATATCCAAACCGGGGATACTCCCCGCAGGCAATTGTTTTGCCAGAATTGGTGAGGCCTGTTTTTGAGCGTTTCAAACTGTTAAGAGATGCAGATGAAAATATATATCTGCGCTCAGGGTCGTTGAATGTGATCAATGGCATGGTGGGGCTAACATTTTCCTGTGATGGCTCTCACTATATGACTGCGGAGGAATTTCTTGAGAAGGATGAGGCTTTTTGGTTCGGAACAGTTGGTTCACCGGGTGCAGTGCTTCCAAAATAG